A DNA window from Buttiauxella agrestis contains the following coding sequences:
- a CDS encoding DUF1993 domain-containing protein, protein MSIYSETNAQFILGLNNLSAILDKAANWAKENGKTEESLLAATLAEDMYPLVRQVQISTDMAKRAVARLAGVDAPVMEDNETTIAQLQARIAATVEFMKGITDAQLDGDDERPIVVMAREHELRFTARSYVYKFATPNFYFHFTTAYDILRQAGVPLGKRDFVGPIF, encoded by the coding sequence ATGTCGATTTACAGCGAAACTAACGCTCAGTTTATTCTCGGTTTAAACAATTTATCTGCGATTCTTGATAAAGCCGCCAACTGGGCAAAAGAGAATGGCAAAACTGAAGAGAGCCTGCTGGCGGCAACACTTGCGGAAGATATGTATCCGCTGGTGCGCCAGGTGCAAATTTCTACCGATATGGCCAAACGTGCGGTTGCACGCCTGGCGGGTGTTGACGCTCCAGTGATGGAAGATAACGAAACCACTATTGCCCAGCTTCAGGCTCGCATTGCGGCAACGGTTGAGTTCATGAAAGGCATTACCGATGCTCAACTGGACGGCGATGATGAGCGCCCAATCGTGGTGATGGCTCGCGAACACGAACTGCGTTTCACCGCTCGTAGCTACGTCTACAAATTCGCTACGCCGAACTTCTATTTCCACTTCACCACTGCTTACGACATCCTGCGTCAGGCGGGTGTGCCATTGGGTAAGCGTGATTTTGTCGGCCCAATCTTCTAA
- a CDS encoding rhodanese-like domain-containing protein: MSFVTDYPAAAPEIAAAHFLQRLCLETDCDDVHSAMKDEDMDFVLLHVVGSPEAFALRHIPGALHLRHRDMSAQRMAEWPADTLFVVYCAGPHCNGADRAALKLARLGRPVKIMIGGIAGWADEGFSFA; this comes from the coding sequence ATGAGTTTCGTCACTGATTATCCTGCCGCTGCGCCTGAAATCGCCGCTGCTCATTTTCTCCAGCGTCTGTGTCTCGAGACAGACTGCGACGATGTGCATAGCGCGATGAAAGACGAAGATATGGATTTTGTTCTGCTGCACGTGGTCGGCTCCCCGGAGGCCTTCGCTCTTCGCCATATTCCTGGCGCTTTGCATTTGCGCCATCGCGATATGTCGGCGCAGCGGATGGCCGAGTGGCCCGCCGATACCTTATTCGTGGTTTATTGCGCCGGGCCGCATTGCAACGGTGCCGATCGCGCAGCGCTTAAACTGGCGCGCCTGGGTCGCCCGGTGAAAATTATGATTGGTGGAATAGCGGGTTGGGCTGATGAAGGTTTTAGCTTTGCCTGA
- the ftrA gene encoding transcriptional regulator FtrA has protein sequence MTDNVKIMTNSLAPHNPLVVALAYDGLCTFEFGVAVEVFGLPRPEMGNDWYRFAVAGIEAGDFRATGGIRLTVDGGLDLLAQAGTIVVPGWRGADEPVPEPLCEALRAAHARGARIMSICSGVFVLAAAGLLNGLQASTHWRYTEKLQQRYPEIQVMPDVLYIDNGSVLTSAGSAAGIDLSLHLVRRDYGQAAANSVARRLVVPPHRVGGQAQFIEQPVPTPYESKRLSPLFDYLHTHLANEHCVESLAAFTGMSPRTFLRRFSAATGTTPARWLLNVRLARCRDLLESSTLSIDEIAERVGFGSAATLRHHFRAKLDTTPAAYRKTFTSGNEKMITSRETT, from the coding sequence ATGACAGATAACGTGAAGATCATGACAAACTCTCTTGCTCCACATAATCCCCTTGTTGTCGCCCTGGCGTATGACGGTCTGTGCACGTTTGAATTTGGCGTGGCGGTTGAAGTGTTTGGCCTGCCGCGCCCGGAAATGGGCAACGACTGGTATCGCTTTGCGGTGGCGGGAATCGAAGCTGGCGACTTCCGCGCGACCGGTGGCATACGTTTAACGGTCGATGGCGGGCTTGATTTGCTGGCACAGGCGGGGACGATAGTTGTGCCGGGCTGGCGCGGTGCCGATGAGCCTGTTCCCGAACCTTTATGCGAAGCGCTGCGTGCGGCACATGCTCGCGGGGCGCGAATTATGTCGATTTGCTCCGGCGTATTTGTGTTGGCTGCTGCCGGTTTGCTGAACGGATTACAGGCTTCCACACACTGGCGTTATACCGAAAAACTGCAACAACGTTACCCTGAAATTCAGGTGATGCCGGATGTGCTCTACATCGACAACGGCTCCGTTTTGACCTCCGCGGGCAGTGCGGCGGGTATCGATTTGAGTTTGCATCTTGTGCGCCGGGATTACGGCCAGGCGGCGGCAAACAGTGTCGCACGTAGATTAGTGGTCCCGCCCCATCGCGTCGGCGGCCAGGCGCAGTTTATCGAGCAACCGGTGCCTACGCCTTATGAAAGCAAGCGCCTCAGCCCGCTGTTTGATTATCTCCACACTCACCTTGCCAATGAGCATTGCGTGGAATCACTTGCCGCTTTTACCGGTATGAGTCCGCGCACATTTTTACGCCGCTTTAGCGCAGCAACCGGCACCACGCCCGCGCGCTGGTTGCTCAATGTGCGCCTGGCGCGCTGCCGCGATCTGCTGGAAAGCAGCACGCTTTCGATAGATGAAATTGCCGAGCGCGTTGGCTTTGGCAGCGCCGCCACTCTTCGTCATCATTTCAGGGCAAAGCTCGACACCACGCCCGCCGCTTACCGTAAAACATTTACTTCAGGTAACGAAAAAATGATTACTTCACGCGAAACAACGTGA
- a CDS encoding RcnB family protein, protein MRKLNVFVFSAVLMAGSVPMAFTAVAADAPVTAPGAVATPAPQSSSFEIQEFHADYKPFKIGDIVPDLYRTKPYQIDAWQIRHLPAPEAGSHWTYMGGNYVLITDAEGKILRAMKGEIFYGH, encoded by the coding sequence ATGCGTAAATTGAATGTTTTTGTTTTTTCAGCGGTTTTGATGGCCGGTTCTGTGCCAATGGCGTTTACGGCTGTTGCCGCAGACGCGCCTGTGACCGCGCCGGGTGCCGTCGCGACGCCAGCACCGCAAAGTTCTTCTTTTGAAATCCAGGAGTTCCACGCCGATTACAAGCCATTTAAAATTGGCGACATCGTGCCGGATTTATACCGCACCAAGCCTTACCAGATTGATGCCTGGCAGATTCGCCATCTCCCGGCACCAGAAGCCGGAAGCCACTGGACATACATGGGTGGGAACTACGTGTTGATAACTGACGCGGAAGGCAAAATTTTACGAGCCATGAAAGGCGAGATTTTTTACGGCCACTAA
- a CDS encoding GFA family protein, with amino-acid sequence MNKKLSAQCHCGAVAFTVELTDGFNTARRCNCSFCRMRGAVAVSAQLSGIEVIKGKDKLTEYRFNTGEAVHFFCSVCGIYTFHQRRSNPEQYGVNAACIEGVSPFDFPKVTVMEGSHHPKDGGGGVAGYLTYTAIK; translated from the coding sequence ATGAACAAAAAGTTGTCTGCTCAATGCCATTGTGGTGCTGTCGCTTTTACCGTTGAACTGACGGACGGGTTCAACACCGCCCGCCGCTGCAACTGCTCATTTTGCCGGATGCGCGGCGCGGTTGCCGTTTCGGCGCAACTGTCTGGCATCGAAGTCATTAAGGGTAAAGACAAACTAACCGAATACCGTTTTAACACCGGCGAAGCGGTGCATTTTTTCTGTTCTGTGTGCGGGATTTACACCTTCCACCAGCGCCGCTCCAACCCGGAACAATACGGCGTCAACGCTGCCTGCATCGAAGGCGTTTCGCCTTTCGACTTCCCCAAAGTCACGGTAATGGAAGGCTCGCACCATCCAAAAGATGGCGGTGGCGGCGTGGCGGGATATTTGACGTACACGGCGATTAAGTGA
- a CDS encoding DUF2157 domain-containing protein → MKVTRKQEKVIRHTLEGWRKEGVIDETEQQRLQQNLSVQLFDWQRLSRYAFWIALACAIIAIGSLVADEYLMALLFNFGYLTRAIILALISAALYFWGFRRQKITPEKRYSNEAILFMGVLFTALSLSQVGMALDTGSGNVAPLFLLGCAIYGAIGYLGRSGLIWLFCLLALGSFFGTSTGYASGWGAYWLGMNYPIRFVLFGGVLLAACYLLQPILQQRNLFNTSKAMGLLYLFIALWILSIFGNYDYDIWQSVRQMELLHWSLLFALAAGACIWISLKTDDGMLRGFGLTFLGINLYTRYFEMFWDDTNKVIFFLLLATSLALVGRYAERIWRVGEGR, encoded by the coding sequence ATGAAAGTGACACGCAAACAGGAAAAAGTCATCCGGCATACGCTTGAAGGCTGGCGCAAAGAAGGGGTGATAGACGAAACCGAGCAACAGCGCTTGCAACAAAATCTCTCGGTACAGCTTTTTGACTGGCAGCGCCTGAGCCGTTACGCCTTCTGGATTGCACTGGCCTGCGCCATTATCGCTATTGGAAGCCTGGTCGCCGATGAATATTTGATGGCGTTGCTGTTCAATTTTGGCTACCTCACTCGCGCCATTATTCTGGCGCTCATTTCCGCCGCGTTATATTTCTGGGGTTTTCGTCGCCAAAAAATCACACCTGAAAAACGCTACAGCAACGAAGCGATTCTGTTTATGGGCGTGCTGTTCACCGCGTTAAGCCTGTCCCAGGTCGGCATGGCGCTGGACACCGGCAGCGGCAACGTCGCGCCACTGTTCTTACTCGGCTGCGCCATCTATGGCGCCATCGGCTACCTGGGACGGTCCGGGCTAATCTGGCTATTTTGCCTGCTGGCACTGGGCAGCTTTTTCGGCACGTCCACGGGATACGCATCAGGATGGGGCGCGTACTGGCTTGGCATGAATTACCCGATTCGCTTTGTGTTATTCGGTGGTGTACTGCTGGCAGCCTGCTATTTACTGCAACCTATCTTGCAGCAGCGAAATTTATTTAACACCAGCAAGGCGATGGGATTGCTGTACCTGTTTATCGCGCTGTGGATTTTGTCGATCTTCGGTAACTACGATTACGATATCTGGCAAAGCGTGCGCCAGATGGAGTTGCTGCACTGGTCGCTGCTTTTTGCCCTGGCGGCGGGGGCATGCATCTGGATAAGCCTGAAAACCGACGACGGCATGCTGCGCGGCTTTGGCCTGACGTTTTTAGGTATCAACCTCTATACCCGCTATTTCGAAATGTTCTGGGACGATACCAACAAAGTCATTTTCTTCTTGCTGCTCGCTACCTCGCTGGCCCTTGTAGGACGCTATGCAGAGAGGATTTGGCGCGTGGGAGAAGGGCGTTAA
- the tam gene encoding trans-aconitate 2-methyltransferase: MRDWNPALYLQFEAERTRPAAELAARIQHPAAQHISDLGCGPGNSTALLHKAFPHSSVTGVDNSPAMLDKARAALPDCQFESADIAHWQPAVKQDLIYANASLQWLGDHPSLFPHLAAQLAEGGVLAVQMPDNWQEPTHTLMRQVAFELGQPDSGREELLPAQQYYDLLAQAGCTVDIWRTTYFHVMPSAQAIIEWLSSTGLRPYLAKLDDIQQQAFLSRYHSLLQQAYPPQHDGNVLMLFPRLFIVARKTKA; the protein is encoded by the coding sequence ATGCGAGACTGGAACCCCGCCCTTTATTTGCAGTTTGAAGCAGAGCGCACCCGCCCGGCAGCCGAGTTAGCCGCCCGCATCCAACACCCTGCCGCGCAGCACATTTCTGATTTAGGCTGCGGCCCTGGGAACAGCACTGCGTTACTGCACAAAGCCTTCCCGCATTCAAGCGTGACGGGGGTCGATAACTCTCCGGCGATGCTGGACAAAGCCCGCGCGGCACTACCCGATTGCCAGTTTGAAAGTGCCGACATTGCCCACTGGCAACCGGCGGTGAAACAGGATTTGATTTACGCGAATGCGTCTTTGCAATGGCTGGGGGATCATCCGTCGCTCTTTCCACATCTCGCGGCGCAACTGGCGGAAGGCGGTGTGTTAGCAGTACAAATGCCGGACAACTGGCAGGAACCGACGCACACATTAATGCGCCAGGTCGCTTTTGAATTGGGTCAGCCCGACTCGGGGCGTGAGGAATTACTCCCCGCGCAGCAGTATTACGATTTGTTGGCGCAGGCGGGTTGTACGGTAGATATCTGGCGCACCACCTATTTTCACGTGATGCCCTCTGCCCAGGCCATTATTGAATGGCTCAGTTCTACCGGCCTGCGCCCTTATCTGGCGAAACTCGATGACATCCAGCAGCAGGCTTTTCTGTCCCGTTATCACTCGCTTTTGCAGCAGGCCTATCCGCCGCAACACGACGGAAATGTGCTGATGCTGTTTCCGCGTCTGTTTATTGTGGCGCGTAAAACTAAAGCGTAA
- a CDS encoding AraC family transcriptional regulator: MPEEENIQRPEGRILTELCQRVAAHYQRRGTLDRDFVTALPWLSFVRMPEPTVLNRGMLQPSMCIVLQGRKKMLIGDNVTEYGPGSYSLAAVDMPVSGQVTQANESAPYYGVRIDLDSKEIADLIVSLQITLPEKQHEAANAGAWVTQSDEALQDAFLRLVKLLDTPDDLAVLSKLIKQEILYRLVTAPAGSAFWKQTLAWTQGKGVGEALAWIKHHFAEPLKIDELAKRVGMSSSSLHHRFKALTVMSPLQYQKQIRLLEARRLLLSGSLDVANVAWLVGYESPSQFNREYRRSFGAAPLQDVETLRQMGVTL, translated from the coding sequence ATGCCAGAAGAAGAAAATATTCAGCGGCCTGAGGGCCGCATTTTAACGGAACTATGCCAGCGCGTGGCGGCACATTATCAGCGCAGAGGCACATTGGATCGTGATTTTGTGACGGCGTTGCCGTGGCTGAGTTTTGTGCGCATGCCCGAGCCGACGGTGCTCAATCGAGGCATGTTGCAACCCTCGATGTGCATCGTGTTGCAAGGGCGCAAAAAGATGTTGATTGGTGACAATGTCACGGAATATGGGCCGGGGAGTTATTCGCTGGCCGCCGTGGATATGCCGGTTTCCGGGCAGGTCACACAAGCCAATGAATCCGCGCCTTACTATGGCGTGCGCATCGATCTGGACAGCAAAGAAATTGCCGATCTTATTGTCTCGTTGCAAATTACCCTGCCGGAAAAACAGCATGAAGCCGCCAATGCGGGTGCCTGGGTGACGCAATCCGACGAAGCGTTACAGGATGCCTTTTTGCGCCTGGTTAAACTGCTGGATACGCCTGACGACCTGGCGGTTTTATCAAAACTCATCAAACAGGAAATACTCTATCGCCTGGTGACTGCCCCCGCCGGGTCAGCATTCTGGAAACAGACGCTGGCGTGGACGCAAGGTAAAGGTGTCGGTGAAGCGCTGGCGTGGATTAAGCACCATTTTGCCGAACCGCTGAAAATTGATGAGCTGGCAAAACGCGTGGGGATGAGTTCATCGAGCCTGCACCACCGCTTTAAGGCACTGACGGTGATGAGTCCGTTGCAGTATCAAAAGCAGATCCGTCTACTCGAAGCGCGGCGATTGCTACTGAGCGGCAGCCTGGATGTGGCGAACGTCGCCTGGCTTGTGGGGTACGAATCGCCGTCACAGTTTAATCGCGAATATCGCCGTTCCTTCGGCGCAGCCCCATTGCAGGATGTGGAAACGCTGCGCCAGATGGGCGTTACGCTTTAG
- a CDS encoding aldehyde dehydrogenase family protein, producing the protein MKTINKIYINGQFVTPHGEEIIDLINPANETKMAQVQLADVDDTHRAIAAAKAAFPAMRLSTREQRMAWLQQLHDAVKSREAELIDTMVEEYGCPRFFAESTVQRSYTGFLQMRDILADYAFETRVGGANVVMEPLGVVGLITPWNANYGFIAGKLSTVIASGSTAVIKPSELSAQQTAIITECLHAAGLPDGVINIVTGRGDVVGAEITRHPDIAKISFTGSTQVGKTIARGAVDTLKRVTLELGGKSANVLLDDVDLEQAIPLALQVMSWNSGQACIAGTRLLVPEGRLEAVKEQLRKHISHLTPGENIGTSVTAQQYQRVQDYIRKGIEEGAELLCGGLGRPQGFDRGYYVKPTVFVNVRNDMTIAQQEIFGPVLSVITYKDDADAVAIANDTIYGLQAYVSGKDAARTAAVANQLIAGRVFVNGVYDEPNAPFGGFKQSGLGREFGTYGLEGYLEPKAIMGQ; encoded by the coding sequence ATGAAAACTATCAATAAAATCTATATCAACGGCCAGTTTGTTACCCCTCACGGGGAAGAAATTATCGACCTTATCAACCCCGCCAACGAAACTAAAATGGCACAGGTTCAACTGGCCGATGTGGACGATACGCATCGGGCAATTGCGGCGGCAAAAGCGGCATTCCCGGCGATGCGCCTGTCAACACGTGAACAGCGTATGGCGTGGCTGCAACAGCTGCACGACGCAGTAAAATCCCGCGAAGCCGAACTTATCGACACCATGGTTGAAGAGTATGGTTGCCCGCGTTTCTTTGCCGAAAGCACCGTTCAACGCTCTTATACCGGCTTTTTGCAGATGCGCGATATTCTCGCTGATTACGCTTTTGAAACCCGCGTCGGCGGCGCAAACGTGGTGATGGAACCGCTTGGCGTTGTCGGTCTTATCACGCCATGGAACGCCAACTATGGTTTTATTGCGGGCAAACTCTCAACGGTCATCGCCTCCGGTTCTACGGCAGTGATAAAGCCCAGCGAACTGAGTGCTCAACAAACGGCAATTATCACCGAATGCCTGCACGCGGCGGGTCTGCCGGACGGGGTGATTAACATTGTGACCGGGCGCGGTGACGTCGTCGGGGCGGAAATCACCCGTCACCCGGATATCGCTAAAATTTCGTTTACCGGTTCGACCCAGGTCGGCAAAACCATTGCTCGCGGCGCTGTGGATACCTTAAAGCGCGTCACGCTGGAGTTGGGCGGGAAGTCAGCTAATGTACTACTCGATGATGTCGATCTGGAGCAAGCGATTCCGCTCGCGTTGCAGGTGATGTCGTGGAACAGCGGCCAGGCTTGTATCGCAGGCACTCGTTTACTGGTGCCTGAAGGCCGACTCGAAGCGGTAAAAGAACAACTGCGCAAACACATTTCACACCTGACACCTGGCGAAAACATCGGGACATCCGTCACCGCCCAGCAATATCAACGCGTGCAGGATTACATCCGCAAAGGCATCGAAGAAGGGGCGGAATTACTGTGTGGTGGATTGGGTCGCCCGCAAGGTTTCGATCGCGGTTACTATGTGAAACCGACTGTTTTTGTTAATGTTCGCAACGATATGACCATCGCCCAACAAGAAATTTTTGGCCCGGTATTATCAGTGATAACTTACAAAGATGATGCCGACGCCGTGGCTATCGCTAACGATACGATTTACGGTTTGCAGGCTTACGTGAGCGGGAAAGATGCGGCGCGCACGGCGGCGGTGGCGAACCAATTGATTGCCGGGCGCGTCTTCGTAAATGGCGTTTATGACGAGCCGAACGCGCCGTTTGGCGGCTTTAAGCAATCAGGACTGGGGCGCGAGTTTGGCACTTACGGGCTGGAAGGGTATCTTGAACCGAAAGCCATCATGGGGCAGTGA